The proteins below come from a single Plutella xylostella chromosome 2, ilPluXylo3.1, whole genome shotgun sequence genomic window:
- the LOC119691921 gene encoding uncharacterized protein LOC119691921: MSGSSSRGADIIDLDRYMRGVAPADTARNRGALIVDAGGRRARGACERDGSTCYSLARSKALSHDSGVSDASYRRRGRRYSKPRKARRPRDSSEDSQLSFRAHTERALRLQQQQLSQVAALCSRLAASPRIAPPPPQPPPPEPPEAPVPPRRRRSRCSELSTTTPDSAPEDGKIDECKTYKIIMTKLDQLNHLFMARAEATAGAGRARRVPRGSGGTVCVSDKLVATDPAGPGGCQLTPTKNHRRSSRQAFATGLPKGDLDYPPTRLAECGAGSRVGCGAGYSPREVHARVTSTRRDSPSLRRRDRDSTSIPSSDEYVNQTGCKYDLEDPMHLYVQAKRLQPPRAPASPAPPAAPATLCARCYGYWCSLRRCLHQLCPIR; this comes from the exons ATGTCGGGGTCGTCGTCGCGCGGCGCGGACATCATCGACCTGGACCGGTACATGCGCGGCGTCGCGCCCGCAGACACCGCCAG AAATCGTGGCGCGCTCATAGTGGATGCGGGAGgcaggcgggcgcggggcgcgtgCGAGCGAGACGGCAGCACGTGCTACTCTCTCGCTCGCTCCAAGGCTCTCTCGCATGACTCGGGCGTGTCCGACGCCAGCTACCGGCGCCGCGGGCGCAGGTACTCCAAACCGAG GAaggcgcggcggccgcgggaCTCGTCGGAGGACTCGCAGCTGTCCTTCCGCGCGCACACGGAGCGCGCGCTGCGCCTGCAGCAGCAGCAG TTGTCGCAAGTGGCGGCGCTTTGCTCGCGGCTAGCAGCTTCCCCCCGCatcgcgcccccgcccccgcagcCCCCGCCCCCGGAGCCCCCGGAGGCGCCCgtgcccccgcgccgccgtcgCAGCCGCTGCAGCGAGCTCTCCACAACCACGCCAGACTCTGCGCCGGAAGATGGGAAG ATAGACGAGTGTAAAACGTACAAGATAATAATGACAAAGCTGGACCAGCTGAACCACCTGTTCATGGCGCGCGCGGAGGCGAcagcgggggcggggcgggcgcggcgcgtgcCGCGGGGGTCGGGGGGCACCGTGTGCGTGAGCGACAAGCTCGTGGCCACCGACCCCGCCGGCCCCGGGGGGTGCCAGCTCACGCCGACCAAGAACCACCGCCGGAGCAGCAGACAG GCTTTTGCCACTGGTTTGCCTAAAGGAGACTTAGACTACCCACCGACCCGGCTGGCGGAGTGCGGGGCGGGGAGCAGGGTGGGGTGCGGGGCGGGGTACTCCCCGCGCGAGGTGCACGCGCGAGTCACCAGCACGAGGCGGGACTCTCCATCACTCAGACGCAG AGACAGGGACTCCACGTCCATCCCGTCGAGCGATGAATATGTGAACCAGACCGGCTGCAAGTACGATCTAGAAGACCCCATGCAT CTATACGTCCAGGCGAAGCGCCTGcagcccccgcgcgcccccgcgtcccccgcgccccccgccgcccccgccacgCTCTGCGCGCGCTGCTACGGCTACTGGTGCTCGCTGCGGCGCTGTCTGCACCAGCTCTGCCCCATCAGATAG
- the LOC105384290 gene encoding zinc finger CCCH domain-containing protein 13 isoform X1 yields MARLTEEMVIARSKQSDLSAIKKLNCWGAELGDVSLLRRMPNVEVLALSINKIRSLDDFSSCRCLRELYVRKNEIRDLSEIRHLRRLPALTSLWLEENPCTQHPQYRMTVLRNLPRLEKLDNVPVNPDEVQEAMRRGLHIPDSDDEGYPPQQDQYTECRSVRSSPSPEPALLRRHEGSDSSEPPPEPPEPVAEENHQAASPPARRSPPRVRRETPMTRSHYERSPRAPSPEPGALRHSVSAISVKEYSYSADGERGVTSPLYSETYERPHDRCESYQQLPRCAEWERDNSARERERDREWERDGTNSTRDRDSREWEREGNSAREREGYTSAVMAEHRGFTRRPVTRNSNLLSAVLCLVKELDYPSLEVAEMAVRCRMDELANSQ; encoded by the exons ATGGCTCGCCTTACGGAGGAAATGGTGATAGCTCGTTCGAAGCAGTCGGACCTGTCGGCTATAAAGAAGCTAAATTGCTG GGGCGCGGAGCTCGGTGACGTCAGCCTGCTGCGGCGGATGCCCAACGTGGAGGTGCTGGCGCTCAG CATCAACAAGATCCGTTCGCTGGACGACTTCTCGTCGTGCCGCTGCCTGCGCGAGCTGTACGTGAGGAAGAACGAGATCCGCGACCTCAGCGAGATCCGGCACCTGCGCCGCCTGCCCGCGCTGACCTCCCTGTGGCTCGAGGAGAACCCCTGCACGCAGCACCCGCA ATACCGCATGACGGTGCTGCGCAACCTGCCGCGACTGGAGAAGCTCGACAATGTACCCGTCAACCCCGACGAG GTGCAGGAGGCGATGCGGCGCGGCCTGCACATACCAGACTCCGATGACGAAGGGTACCCACCACAG CAAGACCAGTACACGGAGTGTCGCTCCGTGCGCTCCTCGCCGAGCCCCGAGCCTGCGCTGCTGCGGCGCCACGAG ggCAGCGACAGCTCCGAGCCTCCGCCCGAGCCTCCTGAGCCTGTCGCCGAAGAGAACCACCAG GCGGCGTccccccccgcgcgccgctcGCCCCCCCGCGTGCGCCGCGAGACTCCCATGACTCGATCACACTATGAA CGCAGCCCCCGCGCGCCCTCCCCCGAGCCCGGCGCGCTGCGCCACAGCGTGTCCGCCATCAGCGTCAAG GAGTACTCATACAGCGCGGACGGCGAGCGCGGCGTGACGTCACCACTCTACAGTGAGACCTACGAGCGCCCGCACGACCG TTGCGAGTCCTACCAGCAACTCCCGCGCTGCGCGGAGTGGGAGCGAGACAACAGCGCGAGAGAGCGGGAGCGAGACCGCGAGTGGGAGCGGGACGGCACTAACAGCACGCGGGATAGGGACTCGCGCGAGTGGGAGCGAGAGGGAAATAGTGCGCGCGAGCGAGAGGGGTATACCAGTGCGGTGATGGCCGAGCATAGAGGGTTTACAAGGAGACCGGTCACTAGG AATTCGAACCTGCTATCGGCGGTGCTGTGCCTGGTGAAGGAGCTGGACTACCCGAGCCTCGAGGTCGCCGAGATGGCCGTCAG ATGCCGAATGGATGAACTAGCGAACAGTCAGTGA
- the LOC105384290 gene encoding zinc finger CCCH domain-containing protein 13 isoform X3, producing the protein MARLTEEMVIARSKQSDLSAIKKLNCWGAELGDVSLLRRMPNVEVLALSINKIRSLDDFSSCRCLRELYVRKNEIRDLSEIRHLRRLPALTSLWLEENPCTQHPQYRMTVLRNLPRLEKLDNVPVNPDEVQEAMRRGLHIPDSDDEGYPPQQDQYTECRSVRSSPSPEPALLRRHEGSDSSEPPPEPPEPVAEENHQAASPPARRSPPRVRRETPMTRSHYEEYSYSADGERGVTSPLYSETYERPHDRCESYQQLPRCAEWERDNSARERERDREWERDGTNSTRDRDSREWEREGNSAREREGYTSAVMAEHRGFTRRPVTRNSNLLSAVLCLVKELDYPSLEVAEMAVRCRMDELANSQ; encoded by the exons ATGGCTCGCCTTACGGAGGAAATGGTGATAGCTCGTTCGAAGCAGTCGGACCTGTCGGCTATAAAGAAGCTAAATTGCTG GGGCGCGGAGCTCGGTGACGTCAGCCTGCTGCGGCGGATGCCCAACGTGGAGGTGCTGGCGCTCAG CATCAACAAGATCCGTTCGCTGGACGACTTCTCGTCGTGCCGCTGCCTGCGCGAGCTGTACGTGAGGAAGAACGAGATCCGCGACCTCAGCGAGATCCGGCACCTGCGCCGCCTGCCCGCGCTGACCTCCCTGTGGCTCGAGGAGAACCCCTGCACGCAGCACCCGCA ATACCGCATGACGGTGCTGCGCAACCTGCCGCGACTGGAGAAGCTCGACAATGTACCCGTCAACCCCGACGAG GTGCAGGAGGCGATGCGGCGCGGCCTGCACATACCAGACTCCGATGACGAAGGGTACCCACCACAG CAAGACCAGTACACGGAGTGTCGCTCCGTGCGCTCCTCGCCGAGCCCCGAGCCTGCGCTGCTGCGGCGCCACGAG ggCAGCGACAGCTCCGAGCCTCCGCCCGAGCCTCCTGAGCCTGTCGCCGAAGAGAACCACCAG GCGGCGTccccccccgcgcgccgctcGCCCCCCCGCGTGCGCCGCGAGACTCCCATGACTCGATCACACTATGAA GAGTACTCATACAGCGCGGACGGCGAGCGCGGCGTGACGTCACCACTCTACAGTGAGACCTACGAGCGCCCGCACGACCG TTGCGAGTCCTACCAGCAACTCCCGCGCTGCGCGGAGTGGGAGCGAGACAACAGCGCGAGAGAGCGGGAGCGAGACCGCGAGTGGGAGCGGGACGGCACTAACAGCACGCGGGATAGGGACTCGCGCGAGTGGGAGCGAGAGGGAAATAGTGCGCGCGAGCGAGAGGGGTATACCAGTGCGGTGATGGCCGAGCATAGAGGGTTTACAAGGAGACCGGTCACTAGG AATTCGAACCTGCTATCGGCGGTGCTGTGCCTGGTGAAGGAGCTGGACTACCCGAGCCTCGAGGTCGCCGAGATGGCCGTCAG ATGCCGAATGGATGAACTAGCGAACAGTCAGTGA
- the LOC105384290 gene encoding zinc finger CCCH domain-containing protein 13 isoform X2 — translation MCLNGRCITLLATTPHRGAELGDVSLLRRMPNVEVLALSINKIRSLDDFSSCRCLRELYVRKNEIRDLSEIRHLRRLPALTSLWLEENPCTQHPQYRMTVLRNLPRLEKLDNVPVNPDEVQEAMRRGLHIPDSDDEGYPPQQDQYTECRSVRSSPSPEPALLRRHEGSDSSEPPPEPPEPVAEENHQAASPPARRSPPRVRRETPMTRSHYERSPRAPSPEPGALRHSVSAISVKEYSYSADGERGVTSPLYSETYERPHDRCESYQQLPRCAEWERDNSARERERDREWERDGTNSTRDRDSREWEREGNSAREREGYTSAVMAEHRGFTRRPVTRNSNLLSAVLCLVKELDYPSLEVAEMAVRCRMDELANSQ, via the exons ATGTGCTTGAATGGCCGGTGCATCACGCTACTGGCGACTACTCCACATAG GGGCGCGGAGCTCGGTGACGTCAGCCTGCTGCGGCGGATGCCCAACGTGGAGGTGCTGGCGCTCAG CATCAACAAGATCCGTTCGCTGGACGACTTCTCGTCGTGCCGCTGCCTGCGCGAGCTGTACGTGAGGAAGAACGAGATCCGCGACCTCAGCGAGATCCGGCACCTGCGCCGCCTGCCCGCGCTGACCTCCCTGTGGCTCGAGGAGAACCCCTGCACGCAGCACCCGCA ATACCGCATGACGGTGCTGCGCAACCTGCCGCGACTGGAGAAGCTCGACAATGTACCCGTCAACCCCGACGAG GTGCAGGAGGCGATGCGGCGCGGCCTGCACATACCAGACTCCGATGACGAAGGGTACCCACCACAG CAAGACCAGTACACGGAGTGTCGCTCCGTGCGCTCCTCGCCGAGCCCCGAGCCTGCGCTGCTGCGGCGCCACGAG ggCAGCGACAGCTCCGAGCCTCCGCCCGAGCCTCCTGAGCCTGTCGCCGAAGAGAACCACCAG GCGGCGTccccccccgcgcgccgctcGCCCCCCCGCGTGCGCCGCGAGACTCCCATGACTCGATCACACTATGAA CGCAGCCCCCGCGCGCCCTCCCCCGAGCCCGGCGCGCTGCGCCACAGCGTGTCCGCCATCAGCGTCAAG GAGTACTCATACAGCGCGGACGGCGAGCGCGGCGTGACGTCACCACTCTACAGTGAGACCTACGAGCGCCCGCACGACCG TTGCGAGTCCTACCAGCAACTCCCGCGCTGCGCGGAGTGGGAGCGAGACAACAGCGCGAGAGAGCGGGAGCGAGACCGCGAGTGGGAGCGGGACGGCACTAACAGCACGCGGGATAGGGACTCGCGCGAGTGGGAGCGAGAGGGAAATAGTGCGCGCGAGCGAGAGGGGTATACCAGTGCGGTGATGGCCGAGCATAGAGGGTTTACAAGGAGACCGGTCACTAGG AATTCGAACCTGCTATCGGCGGTGCTGTGCCTGGTGAAGGAGCTGGACTACCCGAGCCTCGAGGTCGCCGAGATGGCCGTCAG ATGCCGAATGGATGAACTAGCGAACAGTCAGTGA